The following DNA comes from Coffea eugenioides isolate CCC68of unplaced genomic scaffold, Ceug_1.0 ScVebR1_3253;HRSCAF=4434, whole genome shotgun sequence.
CTAAGTTCTTGAGAATGCTAGAAAAGTCAAAGTGGCATGTATACTTCCAAAAGCAGAAGATTGAACTTTATTTGGAAAACAAGTAATAGAAGGAAGCATAAGACTGAAACAGGAGGCATTGAAGTATCGTCTAATATAACTTTTATTCTGTACTCTCAAACAGCGTTGTTACATTCTTATAACTCTCCTCACATTTCTGAAGGACTATAAGCTCGATGGTATCAACAGTCTAAAGCATCAGCATAGCTTAAAGCAATGAAAAACAAACAGGAATGgagaagtgaaaaaaaaaagtacaaaaccTCATTCAACCCCAATGGTTTAGCTACTATTAACTTCAGATGGTGTCTTTGCTACAATAGACAAAGCGTGCAGTCCACTTTGCAACTCATCTTGCAACAAACCATATATCAATCTGTGCCTTTTAACCAAACTTTTACCTTCAAACTCCTCCGACACCACCTTGACGTTAAAATGTGTCTCCCCATCACTGCCCTTAACCCCAGCATGCCCAGCATGCTGATAAGATATATCTTCAACTTCCAATTCTACAGGCTTCAGCTCACTCACTAACTTCGCCTTGATCCTCATCCCCCTACTCCCCAATGCACCACCATTACCAGAATCCAATTTCAAATCAGTAACATCTTCTTCAGAACTCACTCTACTCTTTACATCCCCATTTCCACCGTCATTGTTTAATCCCGAATTTGACATCGAGCTTTCATCCGGGCTTTCAGATAACTGACCAACCGAATCTTCCGCCTTTTGAGCTTCCAAATACAATTGCAAGGCCTTCTTCTGCATTAATTTCAACATATTCAAAAACCCATTATTCCTAGAAGGTGTAAGACTCTGCTGCAACCCAAGAAGCACCGCAAAATCAGGTGTAACTCTCAAAATCTCCTCCACAGGACGGCCTGAAAGGCCTTGAACAAGCAAAGCAGCTAAGCCTTTGGTAAGAACTGAATCAGAATCAGCCTCAAAGACTACATTTTTATCCGAATCAAGGTATGTTCTGACCCATACCTGCGAAACGCAGCCTTGTACTTTGTTCTCACTGGTCTTAAACCGACCATCCAAAGGCCTTAAATTTCTTCCATAAAACAAGAGCTGCTCATACTTGGCCTTTGGTTCTTCAACGGCCTGGAAAAGTTTGATGATTTCTTGGAGCTTCGGGGGCAGCTCTTCAATGGGTTGGAGAGTGGCAGCTGGGGAAGCTGATGGTGTTGAAAATATTGGCTTTGTGGGTATTCTTTGAATTGTAATAGGCCTAGAGGAGAAAAGATTTGTGGGTTTTGAGTGCAAAGATGCAATCTTGGGGGTTTCAGAGTCTGGTGAATAGCGTGGGCGCGCGAGCAATTGTGGGTTTTTGGTGGAGAATAAGCGAAAAGAAGGGGAAATTGACATTGGTTTTTCGATTTGGGAACAGAAAAGAGGGACAGGGATTGGAATTCGCAAACTAAGATTTTGAAGGGAAGCTTTGGGGTTGAAGAGAGGAAAGGGAGGAGACGAGCTGAGGGCTTGAATTGTTGTTCTTGCTCTCATGTGATGTCCCAGCAGATGGAAATACAAAAGAAGAAGATTCAATGCTACGACAAAAAGACAAAATCGCCAATACAAATGTCTCTACCAGAAACCAGAATCACCATTGACCACAAAAATTGAAACTCCAGCGGCTGCTGAATGCAATTTCGGCTTCTCAAGTCAAAGGGTCAATTATTGATACGGAACTTTTATTCTGGGAATAAAATATGATTCAACTTAGATCGATACATTAATCAAAATCAGATGCCAGTCCCCCTCCTTGTGCAGTATGGGAAGAAGGGGTACTTTTGGGCAGGCCTTGATCACGATGCGTGAAAAGGGCTGGCCCAATTGAGTGATGAGGACCCTTGATCCCTCAAAGAACGGGCCATCAATTTCCTGACGGGAAAGCGTGGTCATCCGGATTGCAAAATCCTTTGCGCAAGTCCAACCCCCCAAagctaggcctgtcaacgggtcgggtctagaccgGATCCGGAtcggatccgtgaaattattgtgggtatgggtagggatttaattccgtttcccggatccggatccggatccgttttgtcaaacaaaaaaacgggtcggatacggaatatagtattccgacccgtattagacccggatccggatataaatgaattaataatttaaaatatatatttatcaatataatttgattagggtgatgtattttaataaagttaatttgatttcttttcttatttggttttttctttgcattagttagaaattagtttacaaatatatttttttctcatttttattaaaaattataaattttggtaaatttgttcgggtagacccggattCGGATCCGGGAtccgccggatccggatccggaacatagaataaaagacccgtcgggtaaacgggtcgaATCCGGATCCGGCACagtaattcgggtccgggtccggaataatgaattccggcccggacccggcccgttgacagccctaccCAAAGCCAAGAAGCCTTCATGATATGTATGTCACCAATGAGATAGAAACTATCCATTGCCGATTTCTAATTTTTCCCCTTCTTCAGTTGATAAAAAGGttggattttggaaaaattcataGCGTGTTACCATTCTATGAAGATCAATTGTAATTTACTATATCGTGCCATAACAAATTTTCTTACCAAAGAAAGCATGATGCAGCCCAACATTTTCCTCCATATGTTTCCGCTATGTACACATGCTTCTGGTAGAGGATATGGTTGGTTCAAGAGGACTGCTCAACGTATTAGAGGATGTTTTCTATCAAAAGTTGATGTTACACGGAATTAGCTAGAGCAAGAATTTTCTCAAGGCGTGAAATTTAAGTTTGTGTAGTATTAAACATACAACAAACTATATGTTGTCTATAAAAAGCAGTCCAAGTAAGAAATCTAGCTCTTCAACTTCAAATAAAACTACAATCCACGATTTGTAGGACTGACATACAGAGAAGACTGTAACACAAGTGTAGGGTTGGCGAGACTAATTTCATTAGTAATATGCAGAATATAGACTCTGATAGTGTGAACAAGGATTTGTACTTTGCTAGGAAGTACAGTGGAGAcatcattcaaatgaatacacTTGGCATTTTGCAGTCAATCCCCTTGCTCTGCTAGATGCCACAAGAGGGAGAAAACCTAATACTTGTACTCTTTCACATACAAACTCTCTGAGGCCAATCCACCAGCACTTCCACCAGCATATTTCCCAAGAGTAGCATCCGAATTAGCTTTGCATCTTGCCAAAAATGCATCTTGAGCTTTCTCCACGTTCTCCTTCTTGCCAGCCCATATCTTGAGTGTGCTTTGCTGCAGAGCACGCCCAAATGAGAATGAGAGTGTCCATGGCTTCAGCACCTCCAACTTGTTCATCCCATTCAGGTTTAGTGTTGCCTCTTCCTCACTTTGTCCACCTGACAGAAATACAATCCCTGGCACTGCCGCTGGAACAGTTCGGCGCAGTGCTGTAACGGTGTACTCGGCAATTACTTCTGGTGCCACCTGTCAAACAGATCAAGCATTTGCATTGGTTGTCATCACTCTCAAGGCGCTCTATATTTATCATTAGATTATTTCCCTGTTAGCAATTAAGCTCACTTTTGGAGTGGCTAGGTACAGGATATGTGATGTCACTCTTGGATTGGCTTCATAAGTAGACAATAATAAGTTAATTAACTCTATGCCATATTCCTACTGGAGAAATATCCATTAGCACTGTCGCAGCCAAATTAAGCGTGTTTAGATAggaaattatttggaataatttttttttaaaaaatatatatatattataatactTCTTTTAATGTGATGTATCcgagatttaaaaaaaaagattgaaaatgtGTTGATAATGCCGTAAATaaaaatttgcaaataaaataCAATCTAAACAAACCTTATATTTACATACTAGTCCAAGGTATAATCAAACTATGTACGGCTTTGGCATTACCTTTGGGCTATCAGAGCCAGGCGTGACCATGTTAGGCTTTAAGAGTGTTCCTTCAAGAAGAACATGGTGGTCACTCAGGGCCTTGTAAACGGCTGCAAGAACAATCTCCGTAACAGCCGCACATTTTTTAATGTCATGGTTTCCATCAGTCAGAATTTCTGGCTCAACAATTGGGACAAGTCCATTCTCTTGACAGATAATGGCATAGCGAGCCAAACCCTGCGCATTCTGCTGGACGGATAGCTCCGATGGTTCAGTAGGACCAATTTTCAGGACTGCGCGCCACTTGGCAAAACGTGCACCTGCCCTGTAATACTGTGCGCAACGAGCTCCAAGGGAATCAAGCCCTTGAGTGGTAGTCTCGCCATTTGTCCCTGCCAGTTCAACGACTCCCTTGTCGACTTTGATCCCGGGAACCACATTGTTTTCTTGAAGGACTTCGACGAAGGGCTTCCCGTCTGATGTTTTCTGGTAAAGGGTTTCCTCAAAGAGTATTACGCCGGAGAGGCAAGCGAGGGCCCCTGGTGAGGTGAAGAGGAGCTCACGAAGAGCTTGACGGTTAGACTCTATGTTCTCCACATTAATGCTAGCCAAACGCTTGCCAATAGTGCCAGTGCTCTCATCAGCTGCCAAAATACCCTTCCCAGGGGTGGCAATGTAGTTGGCAGTCTTGATGAGTTCTTCTGTACAAGCAACAGCAAAGATTTTCGAGTCAGAAATAAAGCTCCATGCTCTGTTGATGCATTCACGAGTAATAACATATATAGATGACACGCAATAGAAATTTGTCTAACAAATTACTGCGTAAAGAATGCACAGAACGAATATAAACAGAGTGGAATCCATCATCCATGCAATACCGAAGCTCACTGACACAGCAAAATGGATACGGAATTGCATGCAGACGTACATAAAAGTTGATAAGGGGTTGAAGAGAGAAAGAAACGGTGTGCGCACCGGCATACTTTCCCACAAAGGCCGACATGATTGTTTGGCTTTCGTTAAGGATAATGCAGCAGCGAGTCAAGCGAACAACACAAATTAGAAACAATGGTGCACGTCAAGAAGAACCAATCTATCAAGATAACCTTAACGGAATATACCTCCGTTATCGCCACGTGTCCTGACATTAGCCCAACGAAAGTTATCATGTAGGGATAGTGGAACGAGTGATCAATCTCATTGCCAAATGGCGCGCTGTTTGGCATtggcaagaaattaaattagtgTCGAGGGAAGCAAACTGATCCCTCATCCCAAATTTGTTCATTTGGGAGCCCTCCAAAAGAGTTTTAATACCCCGGGGTCCCAAGCCTTCCTTCCCAGGAAAACCAAAACTAGAACTCAAGAAACCAAGGAAGAGTTTCCGGCGCCCAACAGATTTGGTGGGCTCCTTTTCTCTGACCATCACAACCCTTTCGACCTGTCTTTCGGTCACCCCCCCGAAGGACGTTGGAGGAGCGTCACACTGAAATGATTTTTGGCCTCTGGAAATGCATCCAATCTTTCTTTGGATAGTTCGCAGTTTCTTTTTATTGAAAACATGCAATTTTGACTTACAAGATGACTGTTATAAGAACGCTTCAAAGTTCACCTGAAATGAGAAATAACGCAACCAGAAAACTTGGCAGTGCCATGCATGCCAATGTTTGAACGAACAGCAACTATAGAGGGTAGGAAATTTGCAGTGTCCTCTAAATATTGCCCCTTTAAGGACGTAACACTGGCACATGTAACACCTATAAAATGCCAGGACAACAATAGACAATACACGCAGTAGGACATACATCGCACACATCCTGCTACCTGCAGTTGATTGATTTTCTATCCTCCTCCTATGTTTTTCTTATGAATCAGCAAAAAAGCATATGAGATATGCctcttttttttaaaggaaaaacaGTCAAAACTTTTTCAGAATCTAGCAATAGCTGCCTCACTGGTTCATTAAATTCAGCAGAGTACTCTTTCCAGTGGCTGACGATCGGGGTTCAATCATCATCTGTGCCAAAATATCGGTCACCAAACTCTCCCATGCCTGGGATAACACGGAAATCTTCATTTAATCCAACTTCAATCTCAGATGTCACAATCTTTATTTTAGGGAAACGCTTACAGACTACATGTACTCCTTTTGGTGCCtggaattaaaggaaaaaaaaaacggaGGAATCCCACATTAATCTTCCACTTATCTGTGCCATAAACTTAGACACAAAAGCCCATAAACTTACTGAAATGAGATTAAGGAATATGATGTTGGATTCGGGTACTCCCTTCCTTAGAAGTAAAGAAATAGCTTGAACAGCCGAATTTCCTGAAGAAGGCTTCACAATCAGGACATTGATAAATGAAAGCCCACATGCTCAGAACAAAATTGTTTCACGTTCATCGTATTTAGCTTTCCTCTTCAAATAGACTAACCTGTTCCCAGGATGGGGTCTAACAATAAGACATGCCTATTCGAAATATCTTGTGGAAGTTTCTCGTAGATCAACTGCaatcaaaatatcaaaagaaaagggttcaattaaaaggaaaaagaaataaagagtcACTTCAGGAATTGGGGCTTGGGGAAACCAGCTTACCTGCTGACCGTTATCACCCTCTCTATGGATTAGAATCTTGCCGATCTTGATACCTTTGCAGCATGCTCGCAAGGCGTTCTCCATACTTTCACCACTAAGACCAAACAAGAAATATCAAAAGGCTTGAAATACATAGCAATTTTAGTTTCTGCTATGAAGGCAAGAAGCAGCAGCAACAAGCGTGGAGATTAACATGGAAAGATCACATCCCCCTGATTGGAAATAGGTAGCAAATTATAAAGATTTCTGCATATCTAAAATGCATTTGGCATGTAAAGAAGAGAACACATTCAAGCAGATCAAAGAATAATATTCATTCAAATGTGACACTTAAAAGCATTGAGACTGGATGATGTAGCACCTTCTTATTACAGAGGCACCACATAATCTCTTGCAAAAGTCCACACCAGTGTATACAGATCCTGCAATTCCATAGAATGTATAAATATTAAGCCAATAATAGGCTTTGCATGTCCACATGtaaataagcaaaaaaaaaagggtatatTTTTAGTCTATCATTTTGTATAGTAAAAACTAGAATAATCTTTACCCAGGAAAAGCTTCTTATGCGTGCTAATTGACTTAGAAAACACACTGGCATAATCTGGATTCTCTGGAACCAGATGATACCCCAACCTTGTAAAAATTAATATGCAATGAATTTCTGATGTAGCTTGACGAGGAAACTGTCAGGCATAGGTACAGGATCCTTTACAAGTAAGACCTACTGCACGTGAAATTTCCCCTGGCCTCATTCTTAGTGACATTGTTACGTTAAAGGAATTACAGAAAAAGAAGCCTAAAGATAGCATTAGGCAACTTGTCCTTCAAAATAACAACATTCCCAGCAACATACTTTTGCTTAGCAGCAGAAGAAGTAAATCAATTAACTATCATTCATCAAGAGGAAGCCCAGAACTGGTTCCACCTAAACTGGCATTTACCCATTTAACTAACAAGTATGGAACTTGGATTCACTTTCAAGCCAGAATGGAAGAATCTAATAACTGCATCCTCCCGATTTTTCAATTTGCCACTTGTTAAATTTTAACTAGACAGAAGACTTACCAGTTGGGGTGATCACCTGCTTTTCTGTAAATGGAAGATGTCCTAGACCATGTTCAACAACCTAGATATCGCAAAGTCTACTTGGTAAGTAAGcggaaaataaattaattgtTCTCTTTGGAAATTGAAAGCTTAAGATCTGTCACAACAATCTGACAGTGGCAATTACCCACCAGACGTATTAATCTATCAGCATAGAAgacaaaatcatgttttgttgTTTGGGAATCACGTATAAGTGTATGCATACCACGAATCtggaaaagaaacaataattGGGATCAAACAGGTAACTCAATTTAACCTATTAAGAGCATTAAATGACCTTAAATTAACAACGGAAAATCATCTAGTGAAGAATCATCTGAATGGCGCATGGACAGTTTATGAAGCTAGCAAAGGTGGAGACAATACCTGAAAAGTTGAGTGAATCACATACAAATTAGGATATATTTTACAAAGATCATGTTGACCAAGTTTTGTGCGAATATGTTGAACAATCAAATCAATGGCAACAGGATTGTCTCCTCCTCGGGGAATGATAATATCTGCATACTTCTTTGTTGGAAGAATAAAATCATCGAAAGCTGGCTTCACAAACTTTGAGTACTGAAAGAACAATAAAAGCTAGTGGTTACTCAAAATGTATCacttaaagaagaagaaaattgtcATTAATGCATCTTTTATGGAATTTGCGTATATATTGTCTGATGAAGGGAGTCAAGGCCTCTATGTTTTGGCTTTCATAGGATGACTTATAATTTAGTTTCTTTTCGAACTCATCTAAAAGTGTGGAAAGTTTGTCTGTATGGTTTGGACAAATCTTTACACTAGCAATTTGCTTTCTACACAAATTCAAACAAAATGAAAAGGCATAGTTTTGGCCTCTTTGTGCCAGTGGAATAAAAGACTTCTGAATGAACATCATATTATCTGATGAAGACAAAGTTCGCTGAGCCCTTATGTACACTACCCTAATTTTCCGTAGAAGCAGCATTTCAAAGCTCAAAGTCTTCTGCAATCTTCCAATCCCCACGTTGTCTTCCACGTGCCCAACACAATAAAAATCCCAAGTCCCAATGCTAGTTAAGGTTTAGGTACAAAGAATTTGGAAACAGACCGGATAAATTCTAGTTGGAAGTTTTTCTTTGCAAATCAATTAGGATGGAGTTTCAGAACAAGCTTATCTTGCAAGAAAACATCAAAACCACTCGCCCCCTCCCGGCCCACCAGAATCAAAGAGGGGAGGAATAAGATCATGAAACATTGGATGACCAGCCGAACTATTAGCTTTACTAATGAAATATTATAGATTAAGAATTTGTTCACAGCCCAAAGTTCATTCAGCAATGCGTCATAGTAAATTGCTAGTTTACATGCAACACTTCAGAGAGCTTGTTAACAGAAATCATACACGAACTGGGGCTTCTCTGAATTCATAAGTGACAAAGAGGCAATTTATCAAAGAAAGGGATGGAAAACAGTGCGAGTTGTTCTAAACTTTTTTGAATAAGCGATGAGATTCTGCCAACCTGGTCTAACACCATTCCAATATCTCTACCCTTCTCAACTGTATCACGTCTGATTCTTCTGGCCAAGCGTACATCAGCATCTGCACTGAAAGTTTTAGGTAGTGAAACCAAAATGAACCAAGAAATAACAGAAGGAACAAAAATAGACCTTATGTATAAACCATCTTTCAAAATTACATTTTCCATGAAATAgccacaaaaataacaaaattacatttTCCATGAAATAGCCACAAaaataacaataagtaaaagtAATAATAAGTGGAAGGCAACCAGATCCAAGAAAACACACTATCTTCTTACAACAAGCAAATCTTAAATTTCTACAATAAGTATCACATTTCAACACCGATATTGTGAAGCTATCTGTCAATTATTATATGgaataagataaaaaaaaaccaaagtTTCCAATTTCAGAAAGGCATGATGTGTAATTAAGTTACCAAGGTagatatttatttaaaaaaaacaaacattaACAGAAATGAAGGGAGTTAACCTGTATCTACAAATATCTTCATGCTCATCAAATCTCGAACACGCGGATCGTGAAAAATGAGAATGCCCTCCAAAATGATAACATCTGAAGGATTTACCTGCAAACATTCCATCACAAAAAGATAATTTGTAATGCAACTATGAAGGAAATGAGAAAGAAGTATTAAGAAGGATTCATCTGCGCTTTAGGATCAAGTTGATTATCTtttcacaaaagaaaaaagaatcaatATTAAGATTCATTGAGTGAATAAGAGACGCAGGATAATACACATATGAGGTTGAAACCTATGGATGCATTCATCCATGATTAAGCCACTAACAATATTCCAATTTTTCCAGTGCCAAACGCAGCTCATCTTCCATGGCCTTGTCACATGATATAAGTTCAAAGTTAAAGGAAAAGACATGTTaaaaaaacaaatcaaattaccCTTCTACGAGGGAAAATGTCATTTTTGTAACTCTTGAAGTCATATTTGGGAATATCTACTGCTTGGCCATGCTTCAATTTCTCCATAGCACAAAGTAATTGCTCAGTGTCAAATGCATCTGAAGAAAATCATATTAAAACTAGCATCAGAGTCACATAAAGATAACAATAAAAAGTGAAGCAGAAATTCAGTTTAAACTAATTTAATACGGAAATttttgtaccctcattaattTAATAAGAGCTATTCTTCATATGACTTCAATACACTACCACAGAATATTCTAAGAACTTGTCTCATTTCGCATAAAATAAA
Coding sequences within:
- the LOC113757702 gene encoding sufE-like protein 1, chloroplastic/mitochondrial, producing MRARTTIQALSSSPPFPLFNPKASLQNLSLRIPIPVPLFCSQIEKPMSISPSFRLFSTKNPQLLARPRYSPDSETPKIASLHSKPTNLFSSRPITIQRIPTKPIFSTPSASPAATLQPIEELPPKLQEIIKLFQAVEEPKAKYEQLLFYGRNLRPLDGRFKTSENKVQGCVSQVWVRTYLDSDKNVVFEADSDSVLTKGLAALLVQGLSGRPVEEILRVTPDFAVLLGLQQSLTPSRNNGFLNMLKLMQKKALQLYLEAQKAEDSVGQLSESPDESSMSNSGLNNDGGNGDVKSRVSSEEDVTDLKLDSGNGGALGSRGMRIKAKLVSELKPVELEVEDISYQHAGHAGVKGSDGETHFNVKVVSEEFEGKSLVKRHRLIYGLLQDELQSGLHALSIVAKTPSEVNSS
- the LOC113757703 gene encoding fructose-bisphosphate aldolase 5, cytosolic isoform X2 → MSAFVGKYAELIKTANYIATPGKGILAADESTGTIGKRLASINVENIESNRQALRELLFTSPGALACLSGVILFEETLYQKTSDGKPFVEVLQENNVVPGIKVDKGVVELAGTNGETTTQGLDSLGARCAQYYRAGARFAKWRAVLKIGPTEPSELSVQQNAQGLARYAIICQENGLVPIVEPEILTDGNHDIKKCAAVTEIVLAAVYKALSDHHVLLEGTLLKPNMVTPGSDSPKVAPEVIAEYTVTALRRTVPAAVPGIVFLSGGQSEEEATLNLNGMNKLEVLKPWTLSFSFGRALQQSTLKIWAGKKENVEKAQDAFLARCKANSDATLGKYAGGSAGGLASESLYVKEYKY
- the LOC113757703 gene encoding fructose-bisphosphate aldolase 5, cytosolic isoform X1: MSAFVGKYAEELIKTANYIATPGKGILAADESTGTIGKRLASINVENIESNRQALRELLFTSPGALACLSGVILFEETLYQKTSDGKPFVEVLQENNVVPGIKVDKGVVELAGTNGETTTQGLDSLGARCAQYYRAGARFAKWRAVLKIGPTEPSELSVQQNAQGLARYAIICQENGLVPIVEPEILTDGNHDIKKCAAVTEIVLAAVYKALSDHHVLLEGTLLKPNMVTPGSDSPKVAPEVIAEYTVTALRRTVPAAVPGIVFLSGGQSEEEATLNLNGMNKLEVLKPWTLSFSFGRALQQSTLKIWAGKKENVEKAQDAFLARCKANSDATLGKYAGGSAGGLASESLYVKEYKY
- the LOC113757704 gene encoding uridine kinase-like protein 3 isoform X1, translated to MHCLAACYMGFDQLMGSKPVEDLIEASSGVHFSGFHLDGLISSTSEVEQPTTSAEDVHKQPFVIGVAGGAASGKTTVCDMIIEQLHDQRVVLVNQDSFYYNLTPEELTRVQEYNFDHPDAFDTEQLLCAMEKLKHGQAVDIPKYDFKSYKNDIFPRRRVNPSDVIILEGILIFHDPRVRDLMSMKIFVDTDADVRLARRIRRDTVEKGRDIGMVLDQYSKFVKPAFDDFILPTKKYADIIIPRGGDNPVAIDLIVQHIRTKLGQHDLCKIYPNLYVIHSTFQIRGMHTLIRDSQTTKHDFVFYADRLIRLVVEHGLGHLPFTEKQVITPTGSVYTGVDFCKRLCGASVIRSGESMENALRACCKGIKIGKILIHREGDNGQQLIYEKLPQDISNRHVLLLDPILGTGNSAVQAISLLLRKGVPESNIIFLNLISAPKGVHVVCKRFPKIKIVTSEIEVGLNEDFRVIPGMGEFGDRYFGTDDD
- the LOC113757704 gene encoding uridine kinase-like protein 3 isoform X2, with product MGSKPVEDLIEASSGVHFSGFHLDGLISSTSEVEQPTTSAEDVHKQPFVIGVAGGAASGKTTVCDMIIEQLHDQRVVLVNQDSFYYNLTPEELTRVQEYNFDHPDAFDTEQLLCAMEKLKHGQAVDIPKYDFKSYKNDIFPRRRVNPSDVIILEGILIFHDPRVRDLMSMKIFVDTDADVRLARRIRRDTVEKGRDIGMVLDQYSKFVKPAFDDFILPTKKYADIIIPRGGDNPVAIDLIVQHIRTKLGQHDLCKIYPNLYVIHSTFQIRGMHTLIRDSQTTKHDFVFYADRLIRLVVEHGLGHLPFTEKQVITPTGSVYTGVDFCKRLCGASVIRSGESMENALRACCKGIKIGKILIHREGDNGQQLIYEKLPQDISNRHVLLLDPILGTGNSAVQAISLLLRKGVPESNIIFLNLISAPKGVHVVCKRFPKIKIVTSEIEVGLNEDFRVIPGMGEFGDRYFGTDDD